The genomic interval GTCCAACGCCAAAGCTCTTGGCCAGAAAGCGGACAAGGTGGGCATTTGCTTTTCCATCAACCGGTGGGGCGGTAATGCGTACTTTATACTGATCACCATGGGGGGCGACCAGCTGATCCTTGCCAGCCCGGGGTTGTACTCGGAGCTGTAGCAGCAGGTCCGTACCCTCCCATCGATACCAGCCGGGCATTAGAGGGTCTCCAGGAGCCTGTCCGAGAATAGAAAACCTACTGCGAAAAAGTCCTTTTGGCCCATTTTTCCGCTCATTTTCATTGAATTAAGAGCGACTATTCCATCCCTTGGGT from Candidatus Sedimenticola sp. (ex Thyasira tokunagai) carries:
- a CDS encoding DUF167 family protein encodes the protein MPGWYRWEGTDLLLQLRVQPRAGKDQLVAPHGDQYKVRITAPPVDGKANAHLVRFLAKSFGVGRADVTLLNGGSNRNKCFRIHSPQRLPIAIDRENNTDL